TCCGTAACCGAAAGTTCCACGTCAGCCTTCTGCCCCGGATAAACTGTCGTCGCCGTGTTGACTGCCAAATTTAAATTCTTCTCCACATAGGGTAATTCTTCCTGGATAACTTTTGATTTTCCTCCAAAAAGATAGGTGATTTCCATGCTATACCCGTCTTTTCCACGGGCTAAAAATTTACTATTTAACGTGGTATGATAACCCGAAGCAATCGTACGACCAGCACGATGGACACGATACCAAAATGGAATCATAGCGGGATTATTGACATGCAATATCACCGAATCCGCAGTTCGATAAAACCGATAATTCAGTTGTGCCTGTTCTTGATCCTCTAAATATACACTTTTACTCAACCCATTCGACTTGACAACAATTTCTTCAGCCTGCCAGGGTATAGAAACCAAATTAGGTAAACTCAAATTTTCAGTCTTCAGCATTTCGCGATGTTCACCTAATATCATTAGCTGAGCAGTTGTTGGCATCGCAACACCTTTTTCGAAATACTTCAGCTCTGCATGCCCGTCTTTTACAGCAATACGAATTTCTTTTTCGCTGTTGAGTATATTGAGGTCGAGACTTCGTTCAATTCTTTCATTATCTGAACTTAGATAAGTGCCAATAGCCCGAAATGTAAGACCAAGGTCAGCCGGAAAAATTGAATCGGGTAATACAATTTCCTTTTCCGCCACATCTGCGAGCGAAACGCTCGTTTGCCATAAAGTATCTGGAATAAAATTAACCTTATTGGCTTTTACATCAAGCGTATAAAGTGGACTTGTCACAACACGCAAATCTACTTTCCCATCATATATCGGCATTTCATTTTCATTTAAAGCTTTTAGTTTCAGTCGCACACTGTCCCCTTTAGCATATTTCGTCTTTTCGGACGTCATATTAAAACTTAGGCTTTTTAACTCATAATCTTCATATCGGAAAGACTGTTGATGCAAGACGACTTTGGTTTTTGTAGATTCCAAAGAGATCCCGTAATCTTTATCAAGGATAAGGCCAAGACCCTTCAAATCAAATGCAAAGGTGTACATTCCCGGACGATAGGGAGCAAGTCGGGTCAAAACGGTATCTTTGGCATACCCATATCCACCTGTCAGACGTACGGCAATAGAATCACGGTAAGGTTTCCATTTTTCTTCCTCAAGATAAGCTTTAAATTTAACCTGCTCATTTGGCTTATACATTGGCTTGTTAAAAACCATAAAGCTTTCTGTCTGTTCAGTTTCCTGTTTATGAAAGAACCTCTTAATCTTAAACTTTGTTCTAAGCAAGCTATTTTTGATCCCTTTCCATAATGGAACCCTGTCTTTGTAAGGCCAACTCCGCTCTACACTCAGGTAATGATAGACACCCTTATGTTCAATACTGACAATATCGTCATTATTTGCATTGGCAACTTTATAGTAATGAAACTTCTTATCGAATGACATGCGACGTCCCTTCACTTTTACTTGCGCATCTTTTATAATCGTTCCCAAAGAATCATATAGACAAATCGCAAAAGTTTCTGCTGGGATAATCTTGACATATAGGTTATCACTAATCAATTCCTGATAGATGAGATCAGCTCCACTGGCGCGGACCTGGACATAATCACCAGGAGGTAAAGTCGGCTGTGGACTTCCGGCCTTATACTTAAGAAAAAAATCGCTGAGCATAGTTTCATCGAATTTCTTCTCTCCCAAGTGAATTTTTCTTAAAACTTCTGGGCTCAGTTTATAAATATAATAGTCAGAAGATCCACGCGGACTATTGAATAAGGTCGATTGCCCACAAAGGACCACGGAATACAGAACAGCTAAAAAGCATACAACAATTGATTTCCATTTCATGTTTAAGATACTGGCTAAATTCTTTTAAAATAGATAAATTTACCTAAAGCCAAGTACTAGATTCTTTCATCCGGCACTTCAACTTTCGTGCAGGGATGCGAAGAATATCAAAATTCCATAGACGAAGAAAAAAAAATTATAACTTTAACCTACTTTTGACCGAATTTACAACTTCTGTATCCGAGGGGAAGTCACCAGCTCCCGAACCGGAGGAACGATTCACCAAAGGCGGCTCCTCACCATATAGGGTATCGCGGGCAATGACTACCTTCTTGTCGAGATCTACATAGCTAATGATATAATTGCGCTGATAAGCTTTATCTCTTTGGCCGATTTTATTAACATACTCACCTTTTTCCTGCATGTCCATCGCTATCATAACAATGCCTTTGACAGCATCACCGGGATAATTATCTACTGTTCCCAATGCCTCGTTCCATTTTTCCTTATAAGTTATTCCCAAATCACCGGCACCGCCATTTTCAAGAATTAGACAGCTCTTCCCCCAGTCTACTGTGGACAATTGTACTGGATATTTATAAATAGCGGTATGATCGCCAAAACCTGCTAAAATTCGGGAAGATAATTGTTCTGTTTTTTCCTGATCCGCCTCCATATTTCCCAAAAGACGGTAAGCCCATATACCGATACCAATTGCTGCAACCAATACCAGGCCTACAAAAGTGAATATTGCTTTCTTATTTCCCATAGTTCTATTTTATTTAATTAATTACCAATCAAATATACTTAGTCTATATGCTCATTTTCACCCTTTTTACAATTCGCTTGACCTGCTTTATTATTTGCTGCGCTTGCGTAAATAAACGTTATAAAAAAAACAAATATCGAACCTTTGCAGTCCAAGTTTTCAACAACATGAGATAATAAGAACTTTCACTATTTTATTTTTATCATAAATCGATAATTCATACTGACACATAGCTGTCACCCTGTGATTATATCTTTGTTTAACCTTAGTAGGAAAAGAAAAATATTAAACGAAAAAACAATTCCAGTGCAAAGGCTATTAGTAGGATAACTAATCGAATTTTAAATTATTACAGTAAAAAAACATGGAAACATTACCACAATTAAAAGAAGAATTAGCGAATGAGTATCAAATTACAAAAAACTTTATTGCACTTTTCCCTGAAGGCAAGAATGAATATGTCCCACATGAAAAAAGCATGAAAATGATGCGTCTGGCAACCCACTTAGTCGAAGTTTTCGAATGGCCAAGTACCATTTTAAAGACTTCAGAACTTGACTTTGCCAAAAGTGCTTATGTGCCAACAAGTCTATTGACCCGGGATGATCTCTTAAAAAAATTAGACGAAGATTACGAAGCCGGAAAAAAGGCTTTAGAAACAGCTAAGGAGGAAGACTTAATTCCAAGCTGGACCATTAAAAATGACGGCCATGAACTGGCAAGCTGGAGCAAATACGGTGCTATTCGTCACTCATTAAACCAGATTACACATCACAGGGCACAATTAGGTGTTTACTATAGACTCAATGATATTCCCCTTCCAGCAAGTTATGGCCCCTCTGCCGATTCACTGAATTTCTAAAAAGCTAGCTGCTGGAATGAACATACGACATCTAGATGTCGTATGTTCATTCTACGCCGGACAATAGGTATGTGCGACAACACCACCTGGAAAAACCTGCGCGTGCATAAGCTTTAGTTCACAGGGTTTGGAAAGAGCGTCAAAGATGGGCAGCCCAGTACCCAATGCAATTGGATGTGTGATCAAATGATACTCGTCAATTAATCCGGTTTCAATTAAACTTCGCATAAATTCAGCTCCGCCATGCGCCAATATTGGCTTCCCAGATTCTGCTTTTAGTTCTTGAATTCCTTCAATGAGACCTGCATTAAAAACCCGGGCATTCATCCAAGAGGAATTCGCAGGAAGCTTTGTATTGTCTGCGAAATCTTTTGTTTTGGGATGATAGCCCTCTTTTGTAAAGACAGCTTTAGGGATTTCATTCATTGCTGCCGCAAAAGGATTTGTCGAAGCAGGCCAATAGGAAGCCATTACTTCAAAGGTCTTTCGACCCATTAGATGAATGCCGGCAGATTCACAAATATTTAAAACCCATGCGCTAGAATGATCGTCGCCACTTTTAAACATCCAATCAAGTTCACCGTGGATGCCCGCAACAAATCCATCGATGGAAATAGACATTTTCATTATTAATTTCCGCATAACAAAAGCTTTAGTTTTTAATAAAACAAATCCAATTTAAAATTGGGTTACTGTCTCTCAAAATTAAACCATTTCATTCGACGTACAGCGGGGACAAACCGTCAATATAGAAGGGCAATTACGACAGTTCTTTTTTCTGCCCCTTACCCTCCTCAAGGATAAGCATAAAATCTAAATAGTGCTTTTTCTTCGCGAAATGCTGATCATCCAATAACTTTTTATAGACCGAGATGGCATTAAAAAGAATTTGAAGATTATCCTCATTATAACGATCTACATTAAAATATATTAATTCCCTATTGATATATGTGTCCAATGACGTAAGCAACGTATCATCCAATTCGTCTTTGCTTCCAGGAAGTGCCATAAGTGTTGCCAGTTTCTTTTTTAACTCCCCTTCCATAGGTTTGACGTCTCGCAACCTAGCCTCAATATCTGCGAAAGGCAAAGTCTGAAATATAAACCGGGTGTTCTCCGTCATGTCAGCATAAAGTTTTTGTGCCTCTTCATAATTTTTATCGAAAAAAGCAAAATCATAATATCTCCGTTCAAACTCTTCACACATCCCCTGGTTATCCGCTAAGCGTGCAAAATAAGAGTGGATCTGTTGGTTATAGAGGGTAATTTTATGCTCCGTAGCTACAATATTGTCCTCAATTTTCCCCAGTAATTCGAAGGCATCCGCAGCACGATATTTTATACCATCGTAGTCAAACGACTTTAACTTTAATTCGCCTTTGCCGATTGCTTCAACGACATACTTATCATTTTTCAGGCTATTAAGTTCATATAATGCGTCAACTCTACTATCGGCAAATAATTCATCAAAAGTCGGCTTTGGCTGATCCTGAAAAATTGGCGTTTCACCTTTTCGTATAGGATGATTGTAGTCATAGAAATCATTGAATCTTTGATCAACAGCATACTTGTTCATCCGATTTTCAAAATCCGCACTGAAAGATGCTATTTCTAACAGCGAAGGAGGATGTTGATACTGTACCTGCGCAAACAACTTGTCCGAAATCTGGTTTGTTACCGCAGCACGATCAGCTAGCAATTCAATAGCAGGTGCGTTGTTGATTTCTTTCTTGACAATATTAAGCTGCTGTAATGCCTTTACCCGATCTTCATCCGACGGATGAGATGACCATTGATCTTCAAGATTTAATTTCGATTTATCATATTTTTTTAAAGTCGCTAATTCGATCTGGGGAAAGCCATTTCGCACTTGATATCTATTGCGTTCCGCAAACAGGAGCATGACATAGCGATGCTCGGGATAAATATTGCGACTACGGATATTTTCAGAAAATTTGCTATCATAGAAGGTAAGCACATTATTTAGTGCATGATTTGCAAAACTCAAGCGCAGCAGCGAATCAGCCAAAGCCTGGGAACCGGCAACATGTGCCGCAATCTCATCCGCATGAAATTCCATCTCTCTCGATAATGCCAAATAATTGAGATTTACATATTCGTAAAGATGCTTCAAAATATGCTGAATCTGTTGGATAATAAACACTGATATGCCAATAAAAATCGCAGTGTATCCACTGATGTTGCCCCATTTATCAAACATATTATCCAGCGATTCATTCTTATACAGCATATTGTAGATAATCTGATTAACATGGTAAACATAGCTACCCACTTTCATGCTCTTTTGCGAGAAGTGTCCAAACTCGTGTGCAAGAATAGCCTTTAATTCCTGTTGAGTAACTGCATTCACCAGCCCCACACCAATCTGAAGATTTTTCTTAATGGGTAAAAACATACTCCAAAAACTAGAGTCATAGAATACAGATGCATTGACCTCATGCGATAGAAAAACTTTCTTTGGAAAGCTGGTATCAACTTCTTTTACGACCTCATGAATGAGTGCGAATAATTGTGGTTCGTCTCGCTC
The Sphingobacterium multivorum genome window above contains:
- a CDS encoding dihydrofolate reductase family protein, which produces MRKLIMKMSISIDGFVAGIHGELDWMFKSGDDHSSAWVLNICESAGIHLMGRKTFEVMASYWPASTNPFAAAMNEIPKAVFTKEGYHPKTKDFADNTKLPANSSWMNARVFNAGLIEGIQELKAESGKPILAHGGAEFMRSLIETGLIDEYHLITHPIALGTGLPIFDALSKPCELKLMHAQVFPGGVVAHTYCPA
- a CDS encoding M48 family metallopeptidase — translated: MKVQVSTNFRKHARKTILSIVVFAITYVILLLLAIGITVGFTILGIMIFTAKPMFYTAILCLGLLATGLTILFFLLKFVFASTKVDTGHLTQIYERDEPQLFALIHEVVKEVDTSFPKKVFLSHEVNASVFYDSSFWSMFLPIKKNLQIGVGLVNAVTQQELKAILAHEFGHFSQKSMKVGSYVYHVNQIIYNMLYKNESLDNMFDKWGNISGYTAIFIGISVFIIQQIQHILKHLYEYVNLNYLALSREMEFHADEIAAHVAGSQALADSLLRLSFANHALNNVLTFYDSKFSENIRSRNIYPEHRYVMLLFAERNRYQVRNGFPQIELATLKKYDKSKLNLEDQWSSHPSDEDRVKALQQLNIVKKEINNAPAIELLADRAAVTNQISDKLFAQVQYQHPPSLLEIASFSADFENRMNKYAVDQRFNDFYDYNHPIRKGETPIFQDQPKPTFDELFADSRVDALYELNSLKNDKYVVEAIGKGELKLKSFDYDGIKYRAADAFELLGKIEDNIVATEHKITLYNQQIHSYFARLADNQGMCEEFERRYYDFAFFDKNYEEAQKLYADMTENTRFIFQTLPFADIEARLRDVKPMEGELKKKLATLMALPGSKDELDDTLLTSLDTYINRELIYFNVDRYNEDNLQILFNAISVYKKLLDDQHFAKKKHYLDFMLILEEGKGQKKELS
- a CDS encoding DinB family protein, whose translation is METLPQLKEELANEYQITKNFIALFPEGKNEYVPHEKSMKMMRLATHLVEVFEWPSTILKTSELDFAKSAYVPTSLLTRDDLLKKLDEDYEAGKKALETAKEEDLIPSWTIKNDGHELASWSKYGAIRHSLNQITHHRAQLGVYYRLNDIPLPASYGPSADSLNF